In Lacrimispora indolis DSM 755, a genomic segment contains:
- a CDS encoding TetR/AcrR family transcriptional regulator: protein MSAQINDTRLAILEAGKKEFMEYGYEGASLRRIAREASVTTGAIYGYFPSKEALFDALTGDAADGLLERYRQVHEEFASLPPIDQAASLENITDDTIPWMISYIYDRLDVFKLLFCKGTAGSCDSYFAQLAQIEEKSSWDFIEAMKELGHEVMDIDSTLIHILSRSFFQQILEFVAHDVPREKALSYSLVLGRFQHAGWKKIMGL from the coding sequence ATGAGCGCTCAGATAAACGATACGCGTCTGGCTATTTTGGAGGCGGGAAAGAAAGAGTTTATGGAATATGGCTATGAAGGGGCGTCTCTAAGAAGGATTGCAAGGGAGGCTTCTGTGACAACAGGAGCCATTTACGGGTATTTTCCCAGTAAGGAAGCGCTGTTTGACGCCTTGACAGGTGATGCGGCCGATGGACTTTTGGAAAGGTACAGACAGGTTCATGAAGAATTTGCAAGCCTTCCTCCCATTGATCAGGCAGCTTCCCTGGAGAATATTACCGATGATACGATTCCATGGATGATCAGTTACATTTATGACAGGCTTGACGTCTTTAAGCTGTTATTTTGTAAAGGGACTGCGGGAAGCTGTGACAGTTATTTTGCCCAGCTCGCTCAGATCGAAGAGAAGTCCAGCTGGGATTTTATCGAGGCCATGAAGGAATTAGGTCATGAGGTCATGGATATTGACAGCACTCTGATCCATATTTTGTCCCGTTCATTTTTCCAGCAGATCCTGGAATTTGTGGCCCATGATGTTCCCAGGGAAAAGGCTCTTTCCTATTCCCTTGTGCTTGGGAGGTTCCAGCATGCTGGCTGGAAGAAGATCATGGGGCTTTGA